The Synechocystis sp. PCC 7509 genome includes a window with the following:
- the pruA gene encoding L-glutamate gamma-semialdehyde dehydrogenase, with the protein MVLQVEKNTYEAKVQEIAKQLLAATRENRSFLSSLRDQMRWDDKLLAWTMSNPGLRVQLFRFIDCLPALHNKPEIAAHMQEYLQDDSVELPSALKGLLNFAAPDSIPGQVAATTVSTAVETLAHKYIAGDSMKEALKTIERLRKNKMAFTLDLLGEAVITEAEAQFYLDRYQDLMTQLVEAAKKWAQIPSIDSADGEQIPQVQVSVKLTAFYSQFDPLDAAGSEAKVSDRIRILLRRAKELGTSVHFDMEQYAYKDLTLSILKKLLMEDEFRSRTDVGMTIQAYLRDSEQDTKELIAWAKQRGYPLTIRLVKGAYWDQETIKAMQKDWKQPVYNDKAATDANFETITQLLLENHEYVYSAIGSHNVRSQALAIAIAETLKIPRRRFEMQVLYGMGDKLASALVARGHRVRVYCPYGELLPGMAYLIRRLLENTANSSFLRQSMEERPIEELLAPPIVDNLTTPKHTLGFANASDTDYADMELREASSKAFTNVRQQLGKHYLPLINGEYQQTEQTVDSVNPSNYSEVIGKVGLISVEQATMAMAAAKAAFPAWRKTPVKERAGILRRAGDLMEQRRAELSAWIVLEVGKPVKEADGEVSEAIDFCNYYADEMERLDAGFNYDIAGETNRYIYQPRGIAVVISPWNFPLAIAAGMTVAALVAGNCTLLKPAETSCVIAAKFAEILVEAGIPKGVFQYVPGVGSVVGAYLVKHPDVHLIAFTGSQEVGCRIYADAAVLQPGQKHLKRVIAEMGGKNGLIVDESADLDQAVVGVVQSAFGYSGQKCSACSRVIVLEPIYDAFVERLVEATRSLNIGLAELPSTQVGPVIDANARDKIKEYIAKGKQSAELALEMPVSDTGYFVSPTIFSQVAPDSAIAQEEIFGPVIAVIKVKDFNEAIAVANGTNFALTGGLYSRTPSHIQQAQAEFEVGNLYINRTITGAIVARQPFGGFKMSGVGSKAGGPDYLLQFLEPRTITENIQRQGFAPIEGAE; encoded by the coding sequence GTGGTATTACAAGTAGAAAAAAACACCTACGAAGCTAAAGTTCAAGAAATCGCCAAACAACTCCTAGCTGCTACGCGGGAGAATCGCTCGTTTTTGTCTTCGTTACGCGATCAAATGCGTTGGGATGACAAGTTATTAGCTTGGACAATGAGCAATCCAGGTTTACGGGTGCAGTTATTTCGCTTCATTGACTGCTTACCTGCTTTGCACAATAAGCCAGAAATTGCGGCCCATATGCAGGAGTATTTGCAAGATGATTCGGTGGAACTTCCTTCCGCGCTTAAGGGATTGCTCAATTTTGCCGCTCCTGACTCAATTCCCGGACAAGTTGCCGCAACAACGGTTTCGACGGCGGTGGAAACTCTAGCGCATAAATATATTGCTGGCGACAGTATGAAAGAAGCGCTGAAAACTATTGAGCGTTTACGCAAAAATAAAATGGCGTTTACTCTCGATTTGCTGGGAGAAGCGGTAATTACGGAAGCCGAAGCGCAATTTTATTTAGATCGCTATCAGGATTTAATGACGCAACTTGTAGAAGCGGCTAAAAAGTGGGCGCAGATACCTAGTATTGATAGCGCTGATGGCGAACAAATACCTCAAGTACAAGTATCAGTAAAGCTTACAGCTTTTTATTCTCAGTTCGATCCCTTAGATGCGGCGGGTAGTGAGGCAAAAGTAAGCGATCGCATTCGCATATTACTACGTCGCGCCAAAGAATTAGGGACAAGCGTCCATTTTGATATGGAACAATACGCCTACAAAGATTTAACTTTGTCGATATTGAAAAAGCTGTTGATGGAAGATGAGTTTAGATCGCGTACTGATGTCGGGATGACAATTCAAGCTTATTTGCGCGATAGCGAACAAGATACCAAAGAATTGATTGCTTGGGCAAAACAGCGCGGTTATCCTTTGACAATTCGGCTAGTTAAGGGCGCGTATTGGGATCAAGAGACTATTAAGGCGATGCAAAAAGACTGGAAACAGCCAGTTTACAACGATAAGGCGGCAACAGATGCCAATTTTGAAACCATTACTCAGTTATTGCTAGAAAATCACGAATATGTCTATTCAGCCATTGGTAGTCATAACGTGCGAAGTCAAGCATTGGCAATTGCGATCGCAGAAACCTTAAAAATTCCCCGCCGTCGCTTTGAAATGCAAGTATTGTATGGCATGGGCGACAAATTAGCCTCGGCTTTGGTAGCTAGAGGGCATCGAGTGCGGGTTTATTGTCCTTATGGCGAACTATTGCCCGGAATGGCGTACTTAATCCGGCGTTTGCTTGAAAATACTGCTAATAGCTCTTTCTTACGTCAAAGTATGGAAGAACGCCCGATAGAGGAACTTTTAGCACCCCCAATTGTAGATAATCTCACTACTCCCAAACATACTTTAGGTTTTGCCAATGCGTCAGATACGGACTATGCAGACATGGAATTAAGAGAAGCATCTAGTAAAGCATTTACTAACGTCCGCCAACAGTTAGGTAAGCATTATTTACCGCTAATTAACGGCGAATATCAGCAAACAGAACAAACCGTTGATTCGGTAAATCCTTCTAACTACAGCGAAGTTATTGGTAAAGTTGGGCTAATTTCGGTAGAACAAGCAACTATGGCAATGGCGGCGGCAAAAGCTGCCTTTCCCGCGTGGCGCAAGACTCCTGTAAAAGAACGCGCGGGGATATTGCGACGCGCTGGCGATTTGATGGAGCAAAGACGCGCAGAGCTATCAGCGTGGATAGTTTTAGAAGTTGGGAAGCCAGTAAAAGAAGCTGATGGCGAAGTCTCCGAAGCTATCGATTTTTGCAACTATTATGCTGATGAGATGGAAAGGTTAGACGCAGGTTTTAACTACGATATCGCCGGAGAAACCAACCGTTATATCTATCAACCGCGCGGAATTGCCGTTGTAATTTCTCCTTGGAATTTTCCCTTAGCGATCGCCGCCGGGATGACAGTAGCAGCTTTAGTAGCGGGAAATTGTACTTTACTCAAGCCTGCGGAGACATCTTGTGTAATTGCGGCTAAATTTGCCGAAATCCTTGTAGAAGCTGGCATTCCTAAAGGTGTATTTCAGTATGTGCCAGGAGTAGGATCGGTTGTTGGGGCTTATTTAGTCAAGCATCCTGATGTCCATTTAATTGCCTTTACAGGTTCTCAAGAAGTTGGCTGTCGGATCTATGCAGATGCAGCCGTTTTACAACCAGGACAAAAACATCTCAAGCGCGTAATTGCCGAAATGGGCGGAAAAAATGGCTTAATTGTTGATGAAAGTGCCGATTTAGATCAAGCGGTAGTTGGCGTTGTCCAATCAGCTTTTGGTTATAGCGGACAAAAATGTTCTGCTTGTTCGCGGGTAATAGTTTTAGAGCCTATTTACGATGCTTTTGTAGAGCGTTTAGTAGAAGCTACGCGCAGTCTCAATATTGGTTTAGCTGAATTGCCTAGCACCCAAGTTGGGCCCGTAATTGATGCTAATGCTAGAGACAAAATAAAAGAGTACATCGCCAAAGGTAAGCAATCCGCCGAACTTGCGTTAGAAATGCCCGTTTCTGATACAGGATATTTTGTTAGTCCGACAATTTTTAGTCAAGTTGCACCAGATAGCGCGATCGCTCAAGAAGAAATTTTTGGACCAGTAATTGCCGTAATTAAGGTAAAAGACTTTAACGAAGCGATCGCAGTGGCTAACGGGACAAATTTCGCCCTTACGGGTGGACTCTATTCTCGTACTCCCTCCCACATTCAACAAGCGCAAGCAGAGTTTGAAGTAGGAAACCTTTACATCAATCGCACAATCACGGGAGCGATCGTTGCTAGACAACCCTTTGGCGGTTTCAAAATGTCTGGCGTAGGTTCAAAAGCCGGAGGCCCCGATTATTTACTCCAATTTTTAGAACCGCGCACCATTACCGAGAACATTCAACGCCAAGGTTTCGCACCCATCGAAGGCGCAGAATAG
- a CDS encoding hybrid sensor histidine kinase/response regulator: protein MRTSAEIQAEIEEKFGFFPPFFSPALQNPQVLENLWQQTLIAYVSNPLSAVFKEKLAAYLSRFCSVPYCMVSHSCTLRPLGLSAHQVLTLLESSPPTQEDIEQHLNILAAQPVFTKLPAPHSDLEESLLICSIFIFLEREDADRYRTQLRRVLGWENYQHLAAYAAYVKTCHVWMEANPEVSYESDKRVQDNLAQLVAQEPAIAEFFRTYTGKVRQERLNKAIKQAQIAERDRNHTALQESEDRYRRLVELSPDTILIQCQGKILFVNSAGAKLFGVTSPEQLVGKLLIDFVHQSDRQAVIERMQHVDLGNSVPLREDKFIRLDGTQIETEVVASPFNYQGKIAAQVVIRDISLRKRLDRERSKLLAREQAARALAEKANRSKDEFLAIVSHELRSPLNAILGWAKLLRSRTFDTITTNRALETIERNATAQTQLIEDLLDISRIIHGKIQLKPRSTNLVKVIEAAIDTVNLAAHAKKIQIIFEPDSAIKSVTGDPERLQQVVWNLLSNAIKFTPAGGQVKVNLATVTESVSLLDYAQLAISDTGMGIDAEFLPQVFDRFLQADSTSTRSHGGLGLGLAIASQLVEMHGGNISVASLGLGLGATFTVKLPLETANSQQQPTANSHNANLTLEGVRVLIVDDEPDIRDYEVAVLELFGAKAIAVNCAAAALEALQTQKLDVLLSDIGMPGEDGYSLIKKVRNLAIAIPAIALTAYAREEDRTMVISAGFQMHLTKPVEPTQLVAAIASLVQYPTIEQHQINSSI, encoded by the coding sequence ATGCGAACTAGCGCGGAAATTCAGGCAGAAATAGAAGAAAAGTTTGGCTTTTTTCCGCCATTTTTTAGTCCAGCGCTGCAAAATCCCCAGGTATTAGAAAACCTTTGGCAACAAACACTAATAGCTTACGTAAGCAATCCTTTATCGGCGGTATTTAAAGAAAAGCTTGCAGCGTACCTTTCCCGCTTTTGCTCAGTTCCCTACTGCATGGTTTCTCATAGCTGTACTTTACGCCCGTTAGGACTAAGCGCTCATCAAGTTTTAACTTTACTAGAATCATCACCACCCACTCAAGAAGATATCGAGCAACACTTAAATATACTAGCGGCGCAACCTGTATTTACAAAACTACCAGCACCGCATTCAGATTTAGAAGAAAGTTTACTTATCTGCTCAATATTTATTTTTCTAGAACGAGAAGATGCTGATCGCTATCGTACTCAATTGCGGCGAGTATTGGGGTGGGAAAATTACCAGCATTTAGCCGCCTACGCCGCTTATGTCAAAACTTGTCATGTCTGGATGGAAGCTAACCCGGAAGTAAGTTATGAATCAGACAAACGAGTTCAAGACAATTTAGCCCAATTAGTAGCCCAAGAACCAGCAATAGCAGAGTTTTTTCGTACCTATACAGGCAAAGTTAGACAAGAGCGCTTGAATAAAGCTATAAAACAAGCTCAAATCGCCGAGCGCGATCGCAATCATACAGCGCTACAAGAGAGCGAAGATCGATATAGACGCTTAGTAGAGTTATCGCCCGATACAATCTTAATTCAATGTCAAGGAAAAATTCTGTTTGTCAATAGCGCCGGAGCAAAACTATTTGGCGTAACCAGTCCCGAACAGCTAGTAGGTAAATTGTTGATAGACTTTGTCCACCAGAGCGATCGCCAAGCCGTAATCGAGCGAATGCAGCACGTAGACTTAGGAAACTCTGTCCCCCTTAGAGAAGACAAGTTTATCCGCCTAGATGGGACTCAAATAGAAACTGAAGTAGTTGCGTCTCCCTTTAACTATCAAGGCAAAATCGCCGCCCAAGTAGTAATCCGCGACATTAGCTTGCGTAAACGTTTAGACCGAGAACGCAGTAAATTATTAGCTAGAGAACAAGCCGCTAGAGCTTTAGCTGAAAAGGCAAATCGTTCTAAAGATGAGTTTTTGGCGATTGTTTCCCACGAATTGCGATCGCCCCTCAATGCTATTTTGGGTTGGGCAAAATTATTGCGATCGCGTACCTTCGATACTATTACCACCAATCGAGCGCTAGAAACTATTGAACGCAACGCCACCGCCCAAACGCAGTTAATCGAAGACTTATTAGATATATCAAGAATTATTCACGGCAAAATTCAACTAAAACCCCGTTCGACTAATTTAGTCAAGGTAATTGAGGCAGCAATTGATACCGTAAACTTAGCTGCCCATGCTAAAAAAATTCAGATAATATTTGAGCCGGATTCAGCCATTAAATCAGTTACCGGCGATCCCGAACGTTTGCAACAAGTAGTATGGAACTTGCTATCTAACGCGATTAAATTCACTCCTGCGGGGGGACAGGTAAAAGTAAACTTAGCTACCGTAACAGAATCGGTTTCACTTCTCGACTACGCACAACTTGCCATTAGCGATACAGGAATGGGAATTGATGCCGAATTTTTGCCCCAAGTATTTGATCGCTTTTTACAAGCAGATAGTACCAGTACAAGGTCGCACGGCGGGTTAGGATTGGGACTTGCGATCGCAAGTCAACTGGTAGAAATGCACGGCGGTAATATTAGTGTTGCTAGTTTAGGACTAGGACTTGGCGCAACATTTACCGTAAAACTACCCCTAGAAACCGCTAATAGTCAGCAACAACCTACGGCTAATAGCCACAATGCAAACCTTACCCTAGAAGGCGTAAGAGTCCTTATAGTTGATGATGAGCCAGATATCCGCGACTACGAAGTAGCAGTTTTAGAACTATTTGGGGCAAAAGCAATAGCCGTCAATTGCGCCGCCGCCGCCTTAGAAGCATTACAAACCCAAAAATTAGATGTTTTATTAAGTGATATTGGGATGCCTGGAGAAGACGGCTATAGTTTGATTAAAAAAGTCAGAAACTTAGCTATTGCCATTCCCGCGATCGCTCTTACCGCCTACGCCAGAGAAGAAGATCGTACTATGGTGATTTCTGCGGGCTTTCAAATGCACCTAACTAAACCTGTAGAACCTACTCAACTGGTTGCAGCTATTGCTAGTCTGGTACAATACCCCACTATTGAGCAACATCAAATAAATTCCTCTATTTGA
- a CDS encoding response regulator, translating into MAKPVIMTVDDDPEVLRAISRDLQKEYGDKFRVLRADSGEVALEALQQVKLRNQTVALFLVDQRMPQMSGVEFLEQALELYPNTKRALLTAYADTDAAIRAINSTQIDYYLMKPWDPPEEKLFPVLNDLLDDWLANFHPPFEGIRVIGNRWSPRSHEVKDFLARNQVPYQWLDIESSEEAQQLVAFAACDRLQLPLVLFTDGSSLLQPTNIQVAEKIGLQTQAGSPFYDLIIVGGGPAGLAAAVYGASEGLDTVMIEREAPGGQAGTSSRIENYLGFPVGLSGADLARRAVTQARRFGVEILTPQEVTGIRVEDPYRFVQLPDGSEISCHSLILALGVSWKRLDVPGLEKLTGAGVYYGAAQTEAMSCQGEEVYIIGGANSAGQAAMYFSKYASQVTILVRGESLTKSMSQYLIDQINETPNIKVMVHSSVVEAKGETSLEAISIANSQTGETKTVSATSLFIFIGAVPRTDWLDGVIERDSRGFILTGQDLKHGDRRPKGWTLERDPFLLETNIPGVFAVGDVRHNSIKRVASGVGEGSICVQFVHQYLSKVL; encoded by the coding sequence ATGGCTAAACCCGTAATCATGACCGTTGACGACGATCCAGAAGTCTTAAGGGCTATTTCTCGTGATTTGCAAAAAGAATATGGAGACAAATTTCGTGTCTTGCGTGCCGATTCTGGGGAGGTAGCGCTGGAAGCCTTGCAACAGGTCAAACTCCGCAACCAGACTGTAGCCTTGTTTCTAGTCGATCAACGGATGCCGCAAATGTCGGGGGTAGAATTTCTCGAACAAGCACTGGAACTATACCCGAATACCAAACGCGCCTTACTTACAGCTTATGCAGACACCGATGCAGCGATTCGCGCTATTAATAGTACGCAAATAGATTACTACTTGATGAAACCTTGGGACCCTCCCGAAGAAAAGCTGTTTCCCGTACTGAATGATTTATTAGACGATTGGTTAGCAAACTTTCATCCTCCCTTTGAGGGTATCCGCGTAATTGGCAATCGCTGGTCGCCGCGCTCTCACGAGGTTAAAGACTTTTTGGCTCGCAATCAAGTACCCTATCAATGGTTAGATATAGAGTCGTCAGAGGAAGCCCAACAGCTAGTTGCTTTTGCGGCTTGCGATCGCCTGCAATTGCCTTTGGTACTATTTACTGATGGTTCTAGCCTATTACAACCGACAAATATTCAAGTAGCCGAAAAAATTGGCTTGCAAACTCAAGCTGGAAGCCCTTTTTATGACCTAATTATTGTCGGTGGCGGGCCTGCGGGTTTAGCGGCGGCTGTCTACGGGGCATCGGAGGGACTCGATACAGTCATGATCGAACGCGAAGCCCCAGGGGGACAAGCCGGGACAAGTTCGCGGATTGAGAACTATTTGGGCTTTCCGGTGGGTTTAAGCGGCGCAGATTTGGCACGACGGGCGGTAACTCAAGCCCGACGTTTTGGGGTAGAAATTCTCACGCCTCAAGAAGTAACAGGAATTCGTGTCGAAGATCCTTATCGCTTTGTGCAACTACCCGATGGTAGTGAAATTAGCTGCCACTCCTTAATTTTAGCTTTGGGGGTATCTTGGAAACGCTTGGATGTACCGGGATTAGAAAAATTGACGGGTGCGGGGGTGTACTACGGCGCAGCCCAAACTGAAGCCATGTCTTGTCAAGGAGAAGAAGTTTATATTATTGGCGGGGCAAATTCTGCCGGACAAGCAGCAATGTATTTTTCTAAATACGCCAGCCAAGTAACGATATTAGTACGGGGCGAATCTTTAACTAAAAGTATGTCTCAGTACCTAATTGACCAAATTAACGAGACACCAAACATTAAAGTTATGGTGCATTCTAGCGTAGTTGAGGCGAAAGGAGAGACAAGCTTAGAAGCGATTTCTATTGCCAATTCTCAAACGGGCGAAACCAAAACTGTAAGCGCAACTTCGCTATTTATTTTTATTGGTGCAGTCCCGCGTACAGATTGGCTAGATGGAGTTATAGAACGAGACAGTCGCGGCTTTATTTTAACAGGACAAGACTTAAAACATGGCGATCGCCGTCCGAAGGGATGGACATTAGAACGCGACCCGTTTTTGTTAGAAACGAATATTCCTGGAGTCTTTGCGGTGGGCGATGTTCGGCATAATTCTATTAAGCGCGTGGCTTCCGGTGTCGGCGAAGGTTCGATTTGCGTTCAATTTGTGCATCAATACCTCAGCAAAGTTTTGTAA
- a CDS encoding ATP-binding protein has product MLHDPNQTTLFPKLPDEALQEMRSHGTEIQLAAGEVLFAEGEENYGFHVVLDGEIEITKVVGNEKRLLAIHHRGEFMGEVSMLNHSASIASAHATIASRVLRIEIAAFKRLLIECSVGDTILAAMVGRTIDVEGQLRQQEKLAALGKMSAGLAHELNNPAAAGKRAANALKERFNSLQALTVQLNQHCLTTEQLKFLAKVQIDAIHYLGNSPQYDTLTQSDQEDEVTDWLENHDVSKAWQLSPTLVNFGIDSQKLAEIKNNLNSKSLNDALIWLEANLATSGLINEVEQSTTRISELVKAVKGYTYMDTAPLQEVDIHEGIDNTLLILGHKLKQGIVVTKEYDRTIPLINAYGSELNQVWTNLIDNAIHAMSGKGELKIRTFQENNNAICEIVDNGAGIPPAIQSRVFEPFFTTKGVGEGTGLGLEIAYRIVVNRHGGNIYFESQPGKTCFRVYLPLVKS; this is encoded by the coding sequence ATGCTCCACGATCCAAACCAAACTACACTATTTCCTAAGTTACCCGATGAAGCTTTGCAGGAAATGCGATCGCATGGTACAGAGATTCAACTAGCGGCGGGAGAGGTTTTATTTGCTGAAGGCGAGGAAAACTACGGCTTTCACGTTGTTTTAGATGGTGAAATTGAAATTACAAAAGTAGTAGGTAATGAAAAAAGATTGCTTGCTATTCATCATCGCGGCGAATTTATGGGGGAAGTTTCGATGTTGAATCACTCGGCATCAATTGCTAGCGCCCATGCTACGATTGCAAGTCGAGTCCTTCGGATTGAAATCGCAGCTTTTAAACGACTATTGATTGAATGTTCTGTCGGCGATACAATTTTGGCGGCAATGGTGGGAAGGACTATCGATGTAGAAGGACAGCTAAGACAGCAAGAAAAACTAGCCGCCTTGGGTAAAATGTCCGCAGGTTTAGCTCATGAATTGAATAATCCCGCCGCCGCCGGAAAACGAGCAGCAAATGCTTTAAAAGAGCGCTTTAACAGTCTGCAAGCTTTAACAGTGCAGTTAAATCAGCATTGTTTGACTACAGAGCAATTAAAGTTTTTAGCAAAGGTGCAAATAGACGCAATTCATTACCTTGGTAATTCCCCTCAGTACGATACTTTAACTCAAAGCGATCAAGAAGACGAAGTTACGGACTGGTTAGAAAACCACGATGTAAGCAAAGCTTGGCAACTTTCTCCTACACTCGTAAACTTCGGTATAGATTCGCAAAAATTAGCGGAGATTAAGAACAATTTAAACAGTAAATCTCTAAATGATGCCCTAATTTGGTTAGAAGCAAACTTAGCCACTTCGGGATTAATTAACGAAGTTGAGCAAAGTACAACGCGAATTTCGGAGTTGGTCAAAGCTGTAAAGGGCTATACCTATATGGACACAGCGCCTTTGCAAGAAGTAGATATTCATGAGGGAATTGATAATACTTTACTGATCCTTGGCCATAAACTTAAACAGGGAATTGTTGTAACTAAAGAATACGATCGCACTATTCCCTTAATTAACGCCTACGGCAGCGAACTTAATCAAGTGTGGACGAATTTAATTGATAATGCCATCCATGCTATGAGTGGGAAAGGGGAACTAAAAATTCGTACCTTTCAAGAAAATAATAATGCGATTTGCGAAATTGTCGATAATGGTGCAGGTATTCCCCCGGCTATTCAATCGCGGGTTTTTGAACCATTTTTTACAACAAAAGGTGTGGGAGAAGGTACAGGTTTAGGCTTAGAAATTGCTTACCGCATAGTTGTAAACAGACACGGCGGCAATATTTACTTTGAATCGCAACCCGGCAAAACTTGTTTTAGAGTCTATTTGCCTTTAGTAAAAAGCTAA
- a CDS encoding MBL fold metallo-hydrolase gives MAKLTLRRTENISGDFYVDSSCIDCDTCRWMTPSVFNRAAGQSVVYHQPTNQTERLSSLQALLACPTSSIGTVEKPVDIKNAIASFPIPVAENIYHCGYHAENSYGAASYLIVRPEGNVLVDSPRFAPPLVKRLEEMGGIRYLYLTHRDDVADHQKFHEYFKCDRILHSDDITTDTSNIETQLTGLEPFTIDTDLLIIPVPGHSKGHTVLLYKNFLFTGDHLAWSEKLAQLVGFPDVCWYSWSKQVESMRQLLNYSFEWVLPGHGRRYHTDTVKMHQQMQQCVTWMESVR, from the coding sequence ATGGCTAAACTAACTCTGCGCCGCACTGAAAATATTAGCGGTGACTTTTACGTTGATAGCAGTTGTATTGACTGCGATACTTGCCGTTGGATGACTCCATCCGTATTTAATCGCGCGGCGGGACAGTCGGTGGTGTACCATCAACCAACAAATCAAACAGAAAGATTAAGCAGCTTGCAAGCGCTTTTAGCTTGTCCTACAAGTTCCATTGGTACAGTAGAAAAGCCTGTAGATATAAAAAATGCGATCGCCTCTTTTCCTATTCCCGTTGCTGAAAACATCTACCATTGCGGCTATCATGCTGAAAACTCCTATGGTGCGGCGAGTTATCTAATTGTGCGCCCAGAAGGTAATGTTTTAGTAGATTCGCCTCGATTTGCACCGCCTTTAGTTAAGCGTTTAGAAGAAATGGGGGGGATTCGTTACTTATATTTGACCCATAGAGATGATGTTGCCGACCATCAAAAGTTTCACGAATACTTTAAATGCGATCGCATTCTCCACAGTGATGATATTACAACAGATACTAGCAATATTGAAACTCAACTCACTGGTTTAGAACCTTTTACAATAGATACCGATTTATTAATTATCCCCGTCCCTGGACACAGTAAAGGTCACACAGTTTTGCTGTACAAAAACTTTTTATTTACCGGAGATCATTTAGCTTGGTCAGAAAAGTTAGCTCAGTTAGTAGGTTTTCCCGATGTTTGCTGGTACTCTTGGTCAAAGCAAGTTGAATCAATGCGACAATTACTCAATTATTCTTTTGAATGGGTTTTGCCTGGTCACGGTCGGCGCTACCATACGGATACAGTAAAAATGCACCAGCAAATGCAGCAGTGTGTAACTTGGATGGAATCAGTACGTTAA
- a CDS encoding phage holin family protein — MTASDLNQLLEQDLASYNLVVQATQQDECLNVVLNRPAKEHIDYSAIANIIIDRIKTLSLGEIHSLVLSSRVLGEYDTDWQTQFEFVSPSPVEQNIDTETEDSENKNASVTNEPNIEEVKPISTPEVEKSPFANYCFISNKGLLTFQVLPPDETVCKLIQFFHNVPDSSKADILPLLEIFFASSVVSSTEQFEDEIQQWFEQLTQLDNAQIRKASIWFSRYCFNPEKTMTEVMVIIEPEPVKVAPPQNTTSGEHITNLSPTRVTQKHPSQTNTSKKQKIVSTAKFHPLALPIAWLIFTFIVISLTISSFDPEQALKAACKNTTGKQEYCRLAVQMVGETTFKQAAKIFTFPMNSILQKESIELCLNKANSNAGRSRRQGTNIEVLPLSTYGEEIFPGMFFADISQTDFKPPGQPVRTGCLLVNTGRDAEILGQSIIPTNWPKQPFENEKLTPDKFRRTTTVYSVALILGAGTLFNAIGLYIVSLFGIGIRVTALETIYKAAFLLGILESITLVIPFILMLILGLPIKSLALGVIGIFIKDFKVQWSEGYLIVAAGTLIIIGVSFFFQMAMFSIIVSFIN; from the coding sequence ATGACAGCCTCCGATCTCAATCAGCTTTTAGAACAAGATTTAGCCTCTTATAATCTTGTCGTGCAAGCTACCCAGCAAGATGAGTGTCTGAACGTTGTCCTAAATCGTCCAGCAAAGGAGCATATTGATTACAGTGCGATCGCTAATATTATTATCGATCGAATCAAAACCTTATCCCTTGGAGAAATTCATAGTTTAGTTTTGTCTAGTCGTGTTTTAGGAGAATATGATACAGACTGGCAAACTCAGTTTGAATTTGTTTCCCCGTCTCCCGTAGAACAAAATATTGATACCGAAACTGAAGATAGCGAAAATAAGAACGCATCTGTGACTAATGAACCCAATATTGAAGAAGTAAAACCTATCTCAACGCCCGAAGTAGAAAAATCTCCCTTTGCCAACTACTGTTTTATCAGCAATAAAGGCTTATTAACATTCCAAGTTCTGCCTCCCGACGAAACGGTGTGTAAACTTATTCAGTTTTTCCATAATGTACCTGATAGCTCAAAAGCCGATATTCTGCCTCTGTTAGAAATATTTTTTGCTAGTTCTGTTGTTTCATCAACCGAGCAATTTGAGGATGAAATACAGCAATGGTTTGAGCAACTTACACAATTAGACAACGCCCAAATTCGTAAAGCGTCTATTTGGTTTAGTCGTTATTGCTTCAATCCTGAAAAGACAATGACCGAAGTAATGGTAATTATTGAACCAGAACCCGTAAAAGTAGCACCTCCTCAAAATACAACAAGTGGAGAACACATAACAAACCTCTCCCCCACTAGAGTTACTCAAAAACATCCTAGTCAAACAAACACTTCTAAAAAACAGAAAATAGTATCAACAGCAAAATTTCATCCTTTAGCATTGCCGATCGCATGGCTAATTTTTACTTTCATTGTCATTAGTTTAACTATTAGTTCTTTCGATCCTGAACAAGCACTCAAAGCCGCTTGCAAAAATACTACAGGCAAACAAGAGTATTGTCGATTAGCAGTACAGATGGTGGGAGAGACAACTTTCAAGCAGGCAGCAAAAATTTTTACGTTTCCAATGAATTCGATTCTCCAAAAAGAAAGTATAGAATTATGTTTGAATAAAGCAAATTCTAACGCCGGTAGAAGTCGGCGACAAGGTACAAACATTGAAGTCCTGCCTTTGTCTACCTATGGGGAGGAAATTTTCCCTGGTATGTTTTTCGCCGATATCAGCCAAACTGACTTTAAGCCACCAGGACAACCTGTTAGAACCGGGTGCTTACTCGTAAATACTGGTAGAGACGCAGAAATCCTTGGTCAATCAATTATTCCTACAAATTGGCCAAAGCAACCTTTTGAAAATGAGAAACTTACACCAGACAAATTTCGCAGAACTACTACCGTTTATAGTGTTGCTCTAATACTAGGTGCTGGTACTTTGTTTAATGCTATAGGTTTGTACATAGTATCTCTATTTGGCATAGGAATACGAGTTACTGCTTTGGAAACAATTTATAAAGCCGCTTTTTTATTAGGAATTTTAGAAAGCATAACCTTAGTTATTCCGTTTATCTTAATGCTTATTTTGGGACTACCAATAAAAAGTTTGGCTTTAGGGGTGATTGGTATTTTTATAAAAGATTTTAAAGTCCAATGGTCAGAGGGTTACCTCATTGTGGCAGCAGGGACTCTCATAATTATAGGCGTGTCTTTTTTCTTCCAAATGGCAATGTTTTCTATAATAGTCTCTTTTATAAACTAA